A DNA window from Castanea sativa cultivar Marrone di Chiusa Pesio chromosome 7, ASM4071231v1 contains the following coding sequences:
- the LOC142644407 gene encoding uncharacterized protein LOC142644407, whose amino-acid sequence MVLSVSQFLAKENNSEPKRVKENPPPILGFFEEDKVGTIQPHDDALVIKLRTRDYDVKRVMVDQRSGADIMYPDLFKGLKLKLEDLTAYDSPLISFEGKAVFPKWQIRLPVQSGSVVVNVDFIVLDAYSPYTAIVARPWLHALGVVSSTLHVKVKFPVGEQIKEIIGSQFAARQCITAAVIHQTEQESLASTGKIHSN is encoded by the coding sequence ATGGTGTTGTCAGTATCACAATTCCTTGCCAAAGAGAATAACTCCGAGCCGAAGAGGGTTAAGGAAAATCCTCCACCTATTTTAGGTTTCTTTGAAGAAGATAAAGTGGGAACTATCCAACCGCATGATGATGCATTGGTAATTAAGTTGAGGACAAGGGACTATGATGTGAAAAGAGTAATGGTTGATCAGAGGAGTGGGGCTGACATTATGTATCCAGACTTATTTAAAGGGCTTAAATTGAAGCTGGAGGACCTTACAGCTTATGATTCTCcattgataagttttgaagggaaagcTGTTTTTCCAAAATGGCAAATTCGGTTACCTGTGCAGTCGGGTTCAGTGGTTGTAAATGTAGACTTCATAGTACtagatgcttattctccctacacAGCTATCGTGGCAAGGCCTTGGTTGCATGCCCTTGGTGTTGTCTCCTCGACTCtgcatgttaaggtgaaattcccagTTGGGgaacaaattaaagaaattattgGGAGTCAATTTGCAGCTAGGCAATGTATTACAGCAGCAGTTATACACCAAACCGAGCAAGAGTCGTTGGCCTCAACAGGAAAAATTCATAGCAATTAA
- the LOC142644408 gene encoding uncharacterized protein LOC142644408 — protein sequence MLKEYQQLKEYQQLKEYLSCPPIMSQPDIDEVLYAYIAVADHAVSLVLIQVDNNVQKPVYYVSKSLHEAEVRYLPLEKAILAVVHATYKLSHYFQSHTVVILTQLPLKSVLRSADYTSKIAKWGTILGAFDVRYMPCTSVKGQVLADLVAEFAEPTIEESVKRVGLDEKSVGMVACKEPLVWKVYVDGATNQRGSGMGLVVMTPEGLTLEKSLRLRFSATNNEAGYEALVVGMDMVQRMGGKAIQMFSDSQLVVGQVEGKLEARDLRMQEYLTQVRYLQSKFGSFTLSHVSRSGNTHADSLATLATSSAQGLPRVILVEDLCKPIRSNGNHVQVHHIRVGPSWMDPIVSFLKDDVLPEEKVEADKVRKKAPRFWLSKDQKLYKRSFSGPYLLCIHPDAMELLLEELHEGICGSHMGGRSLAHRALTQGYWWPNMQREAQNYARKCDQCQRFALNIHQPGDVLNPLTSRWPFAQWGLDIVGPFPKASGNWRWLLVGTDYFTKWVEAEPLSNIRDVDTKRFVWKNIVTRFGIPHTLISDNGLQFDSKAFRRYCCDLGIVNRYSTPAYPQGNGQAEAVNKVIISGLKKRLDDAKGRWVEELPHVLWTYRTTPRRSIGETPFSMTYGAEAVIPLETDFPTMRTSSFTPNNNDSLLEKSLDLVEE from the coding sequence ATGTTGAAGGAATATCAACAGCTTAAGGAATATCAACAGCTTAAGGAATATCTATCATGTCCGCCCATTATGTCTCAGCCAGATATTGATGAGGTTTTGTATGCGTATATCGCCGTAGCCGACCATGCTGTTAGTTTGGTTCTGATACAGGTTGATAATAATGTGCAGAAACCCGTTTATTATGTGAGTAAATCTTTgcatgaagccgaggtgcgttacTTGCCATTAGAAAAAGCAATTCTAGCCGTGGTGCATGCTACATATAAACTctcccattattttcagtctcacacaGTAGTGATCctaactcaacttcctcttaagTCTGTACTTCGAAGTGCAGATTACACGAGTAAAATCGCTAAGTGGGGCACCATtctaggggcttttgatgtCAGATATATGCCTTGCACTTCTGTGAAGGGTCAAGTGCTAGCGGATTTGGTCGCAGAATTCGCTGAGCCTACCATAGAAGAGAGTGTTAAGAGAGTGGGcttggatgaaaaatcagttggcatggtcgCCTGCAAGGAGCCTTTGGtgtggaaagtgtatgttgatggggcaacAAATCAGAGAGGCTCTGGCATGGGGCTAGTAGTAATGACCCCTGAAGGACTAACATTGGAAAAATCACTAAGATTGagattctcggctactaataatgaagccggaTATGAAGCTTTGGTGGTGGGAATGGATATGGTTCAAAGAATGGGTGGAAAAGCAATAcaaatgttctcagattcacaattggttgtaggccaagtggaaggaAAATTGGAAGCTAGAGATCTGAGAATGCAggaatacctaacccaggtcaggtattTACAATCTAAATTCGGGTCTTTTACTTTGTCACATGTATCcagaagtggaaacacccatgcagattctttagCCACCCTCGCCACGTCCTCGGCGCAAGGTTTACCTCgggttatccttgttgaagatctgtgtAAGCCAATCAGAAGCAATGGTAATCATGTTCAAGTTCATCATATCAGAGTGGggcctagctggatggaccctaTAGTGTCCTTTCTTAAGGATGATGTATTGCCAGAAGAGAAAGTTGAAGCCGATAAGGTGCGCAAGAAAGCACCTCGGTTTTGGTTGTCCAAGGATCAGAAACTATACAAGCGTTCTTTTTCAGGGCCATACTTGCTATGTATACATCCTGATGCAATGGAATTGTtgttggaagaattgcatgaggggatttgtgggagtcacatGGGAGGAAGATCGttagctcacagagcccttacacaggggtattggtggcctaatatgcaacGAGAAGCCCAGAATTATGCAAGGaagtgtgaccagtgtcagaggtttgcccttaatattcatcagccAGGAGATGTTCTTAATCCTCTGACAAGTCgttggccttttgcacaatggggcttggacattgtgggACCCTTCCCAAAGGCATCAGGGAATTGGAGGTGGCTGCTTGTTGGAACGgattatttcactaagtgggtgGAGGCAGAGCCATTATCTAACATTAGGGATGTTGACACAAAGAGGTTTGtctggaagaatattgtcaCTCGGTTTGGAATTCCTCACACTCTCATCTCAGATAATGGTTTGCAATTTGACAGTAAAGCTTTTAGAAGGTATTGTTGTGATCTGGGCATCGTTAACAGGTATTCTACACCAGCTTATCcccagggaaatgggcaggctgAAGCGGTTAATAAAGTTATAAtcagtggacttaagaaaaGACTAGATGATGCCAAGGGTAGGTGGGTAGAAGAGTTACCGCAcgttttgtggacgtatcgaactacgcctcGAAGATCAattggagaaacaccattctctatgacttatggagccgaggctgtGATCCCATTGGAAACCGACTTTCCAACAATGAGAACGAGTTCTTTCACCCCTAATAACAATGATAGTTTACTAGAAAAAAGCCTAGATCTGGTTGAAGAATGA